One window of the Betta splendens chromosome 21, fBetSpl5.4, whole genome shotgun sequence genome contains the following:
- the ildr2 gene encoding immunoglobulin-like domain-containing receptor 2 isoform X1, with product MKTDTIMNVHQLVVLLAVSVCVCHGVNVIVREKQRFAMLFQSVVLPCQYQTASTQTPVVQWWYRSYCRDRTRDSFSLPERLGAQASVLGAGSHLECSDSSRTVRVVASAQGASVTLAEFYKGRDISIVNKADLRIGELQWGDSGVYFCKIIISDDVEGKDEGHMELLVLGRTGAKDDLLPEFDVEIMPEWAFVASVVLGSILFLLLMGICWCQCCPHSCCCYVSCCCCPDTCCCPRHLYEAGKMAKSGRSTQVPVFPYFIPAVPTVSTLVPLAPSEAKMASVPSVENNLGGVRSGYRLKPSPDRDSMKVLYYIEKELAQVPSAKMAALQPSSLSELSSLHEGANADFRHTYQTVQMKALPPITDLDDRCVARAARPAPSRRLRRDRGHLSDDELDRRWNPPSEHLPRRTLGRRGRTGSLDELEEFARSYGGRRPGPPDRAYERDHSPPRRLPRDEGDGWAPRRSPSPSPQKRRDTWDSDRPCRPPPSRGYDDAFLSSVLESKLRGRGGDRGGDRGGDRGGWRPDEDSDTPSKGSSRGQASDSYYSRSPSNRPEEDDPLPPYSEQEAEQHRRPRPSADRYHTAEPPRPDRYRTTGPFSYTRPPPAKSHTLQGGREDRDRSRNLSTALSRDSLIV from the exons ATGAAAACGGACACTATAATGAACGTGCACCAGTTGGTTGTTTTACTGGCAGTTTCAG tgtgtgtgtgccatggCGTGAACGTCATCGTGCGGGAGAAGCAGCGCTTCGCCATGCTCTTCCAGTCCGTGGTGCTGCCATGCCAGTACCAGACGGCCTCCACCCAGACCCCGGTGGTGCAGTGGTGGTACCGGTCCTACTGCCGGGACCGCACCAGGGACTCCTTCTCCCTGCCGGAGCGGCTGGGCGCCCAGGCCTCGGTGCTGGGAGCCGGGTCCCACCTGGAGTGCTCCGACAGCAGCCGCACCGTTCGCGTGGTGGCGTCGGCGCAGGGAGCCTCCGTGACGCTGGCCGAGTTCTACAAAGGCAGAGACATCAGCATCGTGAACA AGGCGGACCTGAGGATCGGCGAGCTGCAGTGGGGCGACAGCGGCGTGTACTTCTGTAAAATCATCATATCCGATGACGTGGAGGGGAAGGACGAGGGCcacatggagctgctggtgctcg gCAGGACAGGTGCGAAGGACGATCTCCTACCTGAGTTTGATGTGGAGATTATGCCAG agtGGGCCTTTGTGGCGTCCGTCGTCCTCGGGAGCATCTTGTTCCTGTTGCTGATGGGGATCTGTTGGTGCCAGTGCTGTCctcactcctgctgctgctacgtcagctgctgctgctgtcctgacacctgctgctgcccgCGACACT TGTATGAGGCGGGGAAGATGGCGAAGAGCGGCCGGTCCACTCAGGTGCCCGTGTTCCCCTACTTCATCCCGGCTGTGCCCACGGTCTCGACCCTGGTCCCTCTCGCCCCGTCGGAGGCAAAGATGGCGTCTGTCCCATCAGTCGAGAACAACTTGGGTGGAG TGCGCAGTGGGTATCGACTGAAACCCAGTCCAGACCGGGACTCAATGAAAGTTTTGTACTACATAGAGAAGGAGCTGGCTCAGGTTCCCTCTGCTAAGATGGCCGCACTGCAAC CCAGCAGCCTGTCGGAGCTGAGCTCTCTGCACGAGGGGGCGAacgcagacttcagacacaccTACCAGACGGTGCAGATGAAGGCGCTGCCCCCCATCACGGACCTCGACGACCGCTGTGTGGCGAGAGCGGCCAGGCCGGCGCCGAGTCGGCGGCTCAGACGGGACCGAGGACACCTCTCAGACGATGAACTGGACAGAAG GTGGAACCCGCCCTCGGAGCACCTGCCGAGGAGGACGCTGGGCCGGAGGGGACGCACCGGCTCGCTGGACGAGCTGGAGGAGTTCGCCCGGTCGTACGGCGGCCGGCGCCCCGGGCCTCCGGACCGGGCGTACGAGCGGGACCACAGCCCCCCCCGGCGCCTCCCCAGAGACGAGGGCGACGGCTGGGCTCCTCGCCGCAGCCCCTCGCCCTCGCCGCAGAAGAGGAGGGACACGTGGGACAGCGACCGTCCCTGCCGGCCGCCCCCGAGCAGAGGCTACGACGACGCCTTCCTCAGCAGCGTGCTGGAGAGCAAGctgagggggcgggggggcgaCCGGGGCGGCGACCGGGGGGGCGACCGGGGCGGCTGGAGGCCGGACGAGGACAGCGACACCCCCTCCAAAGGCAGCTCCAGGGGACAGGCCAGCGATAGCTACTACAGCCGGTCTCCTAGCAACCGTCCAGAGGAAGACGACCCCCTGCCTCCCTActcggagcaggaggcggagcagcaCCGCCGGCCCAGACCGTCCGCGGACCGGTACCACACCGCCGAGCCGCCCAGACCGGACCGATACAGGACCACCGGGCCTTTCTCGTACACCCGCCCCCCCCCGGCCAAGTCCCACACGCTGCAGGGCGGCAGGGAGGACAGAGACAGGAGCCGAAACCTG AGCACTGCACTGAGCAGGGACTCTCTCATAGTGTGA
- the ildr2 gene encoding immunoglobulin-like domain-containing receptor 2 isoform X2, whose amino-acid sequence MKTDTIMNVHQLVVLLAVSVCVCHGVNVIVREKQRFAMLFQSVVLPCQYQTASTQTPVVQWWYRSYCRDRTRDSFSLPERLGAQASVLGAGSHLECSDSSRTVRVVASAQGASVTLAEFYKGRDISIVNKADLRIGELQWGDSGVYFCKIIISDDVEGKDEGHMELLVLEWAFVASVVLGSILFLLLMGICWCQCCPHSCCCYVSCCCCPDTCCCPRHLYEAGKMAKSGRSTQVPVFPYFIPAVPTVSTLVPLAPSEAKMASVPSVENNLGGVRSGYRLKPSPDRDSMKVLYYIEKELAQVPSAKMAALQPSSLSELSSLHEGANADFRHTYQTVQMKALPPITDLDDRCVARAARPAPSRRLRRDRGHLSDDELDRRWNPPSEHLPRRTLGRRGRTGSLDELEEFARSYGGRRPGPPDRAYERDHSPPRRLPRDEGDGWAPRRSPSPSPQKRRDTWDSDRPCRPPPSRGYDDAFLSSVLESKLRGRGGDRGGDRGGDRGGWRPDEDSDTPSKGSSRGQASDSYYSRSPSNRPEEDDPLPPYSEQEAEQHRRPRPSADRYHTAEPPRPDRYRTTGPFSYTRPPPAKSHTLQGGREDRDRSRNLSTALSRDSLIV is encoded by the exons ATGAAAACGGACACTATAATGAACGTGCACCAGTTGGTTGTTTTACTGGCAGTTTCAG tgtgtgtgtgccatggCGTGAACGTCATCGTGCGGGAGAAGCAGCGCTTCGCCATGCTCTTCCAGTCCGTGGTGCTGCCATGCCAGTACCAGACGGCCTCCACCCAGACCCCGGTGGTGCAGTGGTGGTACCGGTCCTACTGCCGGGACCGCACCAGGGACTCCTTCTCCCTGCCGGAGCGGCTGGGCGCCCAGGCCTCGGTGCTGGGAGCCGGGTCCCACCTGGAGTGCTCCGACAGCAGCCGCACCGTTCGCGTGGTGGCGTCGGCGCAGGGAGCCTCCGTGACGCTGGCCGAGTTCTACAAAGGCAGAGACATCAGCATCGTGAACA AGGCGGACCTGAGGATCGGCGAGCTGCAGTGGGGCGACAGCGGCGTGTACTTCTGTAAAATCATCATATCCGATGACGTGGAGGGGAAGGACGAGGGCcacatggagctgctggtgctcg agtGGGCCTTTGTGGCGTCCGTCGTCCTCGGGAGCATCTTGTTCCTGTTGCTGATGGGGATCTGTTGGTGCCAGTGCTGTCctcactcctgctgctgctacgtcagctgctgctgctgtcctgacacctgctgctgcccgCGACACT TGTATGAGGCGGGGAAGATGGCGAAGAGCGGCCGGTCCACTCAGGTGCCCGTGTTCCCCTACTTCATCCCGGCTGTGCCCACGGTCTCGACCCTGGTCCCTCTCGCCCCGTCGGAGGCAAAGATGGCGTCTGTCCCATCAGTCGAGAACAACTTGGGTGGAG TGCGCAGTGGGTATCGACTGAAACCCAGTCCAGACCGGGACTCAATGAAAGTTTTGTACTACATAGAGAAGGAGCTGGCTCAGGTTCCCTCTGCTAAGATGGCCGCACTGCAAC CCAGCAGCCTGTCGGAGCTGAGCTCTCTGCACGAGGGGGCGAacgcagacttcagacacaccTACCAGACGGTGCAGATGAAGGCGCTGCCCCCCATCACGGACCTCGACGACCGCTGTGTGGCGAGAGCGGCCAGGCCGGCGCCGAGTCGGCGGCTCAGACGGGACCGAGGACACCTCTCAGACGATGAACTGGACAGAAG GTGGAACCCGCCCTCGGAGCACCTGCCGAGGAGGACGCTGGGCCGGAGGGGACGCACCGGCTCGCTGGACGAGCTGGAGGAGTTCGCCCGGTCGTACGGCGGCCGGCGCCCCGGGCCTCCGGACCGGGCGTACGAGCGGGACCACAGCCCCCCCCGGCGCCTCCCCAGAGACGAGGGCGACGGCTGGGCTCCTCGCCGCAGCCCCTCGCCCTCGCCGCAGAAGAGGAGGGACACGTGGGACAGCGACCGTCCCTGCCGGCCGCCCCCGAGCAGAGGCTACGACGACGCCTTCCTCAGCAGCGTGCTGGAGAGCAAGctgagggggcgggggggcgaCCGGGGCGGCGACCGGGGGGGCGACCGGGGCGGCTGGAGGCCGGACGAGGACAGCGACACCCCCTCCAAAGGCAGCTCCAGGGGACAGGCCAGCGATAGCTACTACAGCCGGTCTCCTAGCAACCGTCCAGAGGAAGACGACCCCCTGCCTCCCTActcggagcaggaggcggagcagcaCCGCCGGCCCAGACCGTCCGCGGACCGGTACCACACCGCCGAGCCGCCCAGACCGGACCGATACAGGACCACCGGGCCTTTCTCGTACACCCGCCCCCCCCCGGCCAAGTCCCACACGCTGCAGGGCGGCAGGGAGGACAGAGACAGGAGCCGAAACCTG AGCACTGCACTGAGCAGGGACTCTCTCATAGTGTGA
- the ildr2 gene encoding immunoglobulin-like domain-containing receptor 2 isoform X3: protein MKTDTIMNVHQLVVLLAVSVCVCHGVNVIVREKQRFAMLFQSVVLPCQYQTASTQTPVVQWWYRSYCRDRTRDSFSLPERLGAQASVLGAGSHLECSDSSRTVRVVASAQGASVTLAEFYKGRDISIVNKADLRIGELQWGDSGVYFCKIIISDDVEGKDEGHMELLVLGRTGAKDDLLPEFDVEIMPEWAFVASVVLGSILFLLLMGICWCQCCPHSCCCYVSCCCCPDTCCCPRHLYEAGKMAKSGRSTQVPVFPYFIPAVPTVSTLVPLAPSEAKMASVPSVENNLGGASSLSELSSLHEGANADFRHTYQTVQMKALPPITDLDDRCVARAARPAPSRRLRRDRGHLSDDELDRRWNPPSEHLPRRTLGRRGRTGSLDELEEFARSYGGRRPGPPDRAYERDHSPPRRLPRDEGDGWAPRRSPSPSPQKRRDTWDSDRPCRPPPSRGYDDAFLSSVLESKLRGRGGDRGGDRGGDRGGWRPDEDSDTPSKGSSRGQASDSYYSRSPSNRPEEDDPLPPYSEQEAEQHRRPRPSADRYHTAEPPRPDRYRTTGPFSYTRPPPAKSHTLQGGREDRDRSRNLSTALSRDSLIV, encoded by the exons ATGAAAACGGACACTATAATGAACGTGCACCAGTTGGTTGTTTTACTGGCAGTTTCAG tgtgtgtgtgccatggCGTGAACGTCATCGTGCGGGAGAAGCAGCGCTTCGCCATGCTCTTCCAGTCCGTGGTGCTGCCATGCCAGTACCAGACGGCCTCCACCCAGACCCCGGTGGTGCAGTGGTGGTACCGGTCCTACTGCCGGGACCGCACCAGGGACTCCTTCTCCCTGCCGGAGCGGCTGGGCGCCCAGGCCTCGGTGCTGGGAGCCGGGTCCCACCTGGAGTGCTCCGACAGCAGCCGCACCGTTCGCGTGGTGGCGTCGGCGCAGGGAGCCTCCGTGACGCTGGCCGAGTTCTACAAAGGCAGAGACATCAGCATCGTGAACA AGGCGGACCTGAGGATCGGCGAGCTGCAGTGGGGCGACAGCGGCGTGTACTTCTGTAAAATCATCATATCCGATGACGTGGAGGGGAAGGACGAGGGCcacatggagctgctggtgctcg gCAGGACAGGTGCGAAGGACGATCTCCTACCTGAGTTTGATGTGGAGATTATGCCAG agtGGGCCTTTGTGGCGTCCGTCGTCCTCGGGAGCATCTTGTTCCTGTTGCTGATGGGGATCTGTTGGTGCCAGTGCTGTCctcactcctgctgctgctacgtcagctgctgctgctgtcctgacacctgctgctgcccgCGACACT TGTATGAGGCGGGGAAGATGGCGAAGAGCGGCCGGTCCACTCAGGTGCCCGTGTTCCCCTACTTCATCCCGGCTGTGCCCACGGTCTCGACCCTGGTCCCTCTCGCCCCGTCGGAGGCAAAGATGGCGTCTGTCCCATCAGTCGAGAACAACTTGGGTGGAG CCAGCAGCCTGTCGGAGCTGAGCTCTCTGCACGAGGGGGCGAacgcagacttcagacacaccTACCAGACGGTGCAGATGAAGGCGCTGCCCCCCATCACGGACCTCGACGACCGCTGTGTGGCGAGAGCGGCCAGGCCGGCGCCGAGTCGGCGGCTCAGACGGGACCGAGGACACCTCTCAGACGATGAACTGGACAGAAG GTGGAACCCGCCCTCGGAGCACCTGCCGAGGAGGACGCTGGGCCGGAGGGGACGCACCGGCTCGCTGGACGAGCTGGAGGAGTTCGCCCGGTCGTACGGCGGCCGGCGCCCCGGGCCTCCGGACCGGGCGTACGAGCGGGACCACAGCCCCCCCCGGCGCCTCCCCAGAGACGAGGGCGACGGCTGGGCTCCTCGCCGCAGCCCCTCGCCCTCGCCGCAGAAGAGGAGGGACACGTGGGACAGCGACCGTCCCTGCCGGCCGCCCCCGAGCAGAGGCTACGACGACGCCTTCCTCAGCAGCGTGCTGGAGAGCAAGctgagggggcgggggggcgaCCGGGGCGGCGACCGGGGGGGCGACCGGGGCGGCTGGAGGCCGGACGAGGACAGCGACACCCCCTCCAAAGGCAGCTCCAGGGGACAGGCCAGCGATAGCTACTACAGCCGGTCTCCTAGCAACCGTCCAGAGGAAGACGACCCCCTGCCTCCCTActcggagcaggaggcggagcagcaCCGCCGGCCCAGACCGTCCGCGGACCGGTACCACACCGCCGAGCCGCCCAGACCGGACCGATACAGGACCACCGGGCCTTTCTCGTACACCCGCCCCCCCCCGGCCAAGTCCCACACGCTGCAGGGCGGCAGGGAGGACAGAGACAGGAGCCGAAACCTG AGCACTGCACTGAGCAGGGACTCTCTCATAGTGTGA